Proteins encoded together in one Alteribacter keqinensis window:
- a CDS encoding UvrD-helicase domain-containing protein translates to MTDLIDHHQRELINNDLDRNFLVEAGAGSGKTRSLVTRMTNLILSGKYSIHEIVAITFTRKAADELKERFQASLEKTAKMTLQSGEKERVIRALESFDQCFLGTVHSFCSKLLRERPVEAGLDFDFKELDDQEDELLLEQAWERHLISTRLYNPEKLSQFHDAGMNVAELRLALKTVKEYEDVSWYTKPKEKPELDAVYRELLGLVEYAKRSLPDEKPVKGYDNLQKKMKDAINQLSYFNLNEDRNKIALIKLFSSKPSVTQNRWPSKDEAKDIEEKAKAFHEVVVRFLEEWAEYCHQLIIPFIRPALTAYKELKGELSQLNFQDMLLLTAKLLREQPEVRQYFKDKYRCLLVDEFQDTDPVQAEMMLLLTGEQNEERDWTKQTPQPGSLFVVGDPKQSIYRFRRADIDIYQKVKQMIAKTGGETLDLVMNFRTTSRITSRINPVFEAALPEYEDSYQAAYRPLISFKQDESDEEMKGVYSLTVPDGKKDEVMEAEARRIAAYIVEKVKTGKAKPSDFMILTRYNEGVSEYTKVLQDFNLPVMTSGEYGLCGDHLLTSFAHLLLYLAKPSSSFYFTAVLRGPFFGISDELLFKYKEAGGELHAFSGIPESLAGSEQRTLVYVFEKLRTYLKWSKDKLPSATIGMVADDLLLLSKYVMKNRSKRDVVHFFQMINQVREKESQGNALFGDLAAYFYELVSEAAHEEILLPEDHQAVRVMNVHKSKGLEAPYVFLAHPKKWTDVGKFIDKHIHRSETGSTGYFTFSRSVGSFNHKELIAQPAGWAEKKEEEMKYLKAEEDRLLYVAATRAEEMLIVSRTDKDKNKANPWQTLHIGITGLEEIELPASFEPPESESKQEQVVSFREYESLRREREDWITNAGRSSYTYVTPSEKDSDTVFLERETGGGKEWGSFVHALFEQQIKDGNEARSKIPYLLGIFELDMSREEEAETLLNDFQSSSVYKRIQEASEVYTEVPFTYQEHGEAGLVIHNGIIDLIFKEDNEWVIVDYKTDHLKNPGELPALRSVYQKQLDAYINSWTKVTNEPVKEAMLHFVRYPDQ, encoded by the coding sequence ATGACTGATCTTATTGACCATCACCAGCGGGAGTTAATTAACAATGATTTGGACAGGAACTTTTTAGTAGAGGCCGGGGCAGGGTCCGGTAAAACAAGAAGTCTTGTAACGAGAATGACAAACCTGATTCTATCCGGAAAGTACAGTATCCACGAAATTGTCGCTATTACATTTACCAGAAAAGCAGCCGATGAGCTGAAAGAACGGTTTCAGGCTTCACTGGAAAAAACGGCAAAAATGACTCTCCAAAGCGGGGAGAAAGAACGTGTTATTAGAGCACTTGAGAGCTTTGATCAATGTTTTTTAGGTACGGTTCACTCTTTTTGTTCAAAACTATTGCGGGAGCGGCCTGTGGAAGCGGGCCTAGATTTTGATTTTAAAGAGCTTGACGATCAGGAAGATGAGCTGTTACTGGAACAGGCATGGGAACGCCATTTGATTTCAACGAGGCTCTATAATCCTGAAAAGCTTTCACAATTCCACGATGCTGGAATGAACGTGGCAGAGCTTAGACTGGCGTTAAAGACGGTAAAAGAATATGAGGATGTGTCCTGGTATACAAAACCTAAGGAAAAGCCCGAACTGGACGCTGTGTACCGTGAACTTCTCGGACTTGTTGAGTATGCAAAACGCTCCTTACCTGATGAAAAACCGGTAAAAGGGTATGACAATTTACAAAAAAAAATGAAGGATGCAATCAACCAGCTTTCCTACTTTAACCTTAATGAAGACCGTAACAAAATTGCTCTTATTAAACTTTTTAGCAGTAAACCATCCGTTACACAAAACCGCTGGCCGTCCAAAGACGAGGCAAAGGATATTGAGGAGAAGGCAAAGGCATTTCATGAAGTGGTTGTTCGGTTTCTTGAAGAATGGGCGGAGTACTGCCACCAGCTTATTATTCCGTTTATCAGACCGGCCCTTACTGCCTACAAAGAGCTGAAAGGGGAGCTCTCCCAGCTGAATTTTCAGGATATGCTTCTCCTGACAGCAAAGCTCCTGAGAGAGCAGCCGGAGGTCCGGCAGTACTTTAAAGATAAGTACCGCTGCCTTCTGGTTGATGAATTTCAGGATACGGACCCGGTACAGGCTGAAATGATGCTTCTTCTCACAGGTGAACAAAATGAAGAACGGGATTGGACAAAGCAGACTCCACAGCCCGGCTCACTGTTTGTCGTAGGAGACCCAAAGCAGTCCATTTACCGTTTCAGACGTGCAGATATTGATATTTACCAGAAAGTAAAGCAGATGATTGCAAAAACCGGAGGGGAGACCCTTGACCTTGTAATGAATTTCAGAACAACAAGCAGGATTACAAGCCGGATCAACCCTGTGTTTGAAGCTGCACTTCCTGAATATGAGGATTCTTACCAGGCAGCCTACAGACCGTTGATTTCTTTTAAGCAGGATGAAAGTGATGAAGAGATGAAAGGTGTCTATTCACTAACGGTTCCGGATGGAAAAAAAGACGAAGTAATGGAGGCTGAAGCCCGCCGCATTGCCGCGTACATCGTCGAGAAAGTAAAAACCGGGAAGGCAAAACCGAGTGACTTTATGATTTTAACAAGGTACAACGAAGGCGTTTCGGAATATACAAAAGTGCTTCAGGACTTTAATCTTCCGGTTATGACTTCAGGTGAATACGGTTTATGTGGTGATCACCTTCTCACGAGCTTTGCACACCTGCTTTTATATCTTGCCAAGCCGTCAAGTTCCTTTTATTTTACAGCAGTCTTGAGGGGGCCGTTCTTTGGAATAAGTGATGAGCTCCTGTTTAAGTATAAGGAAGCAGGTGGTGAGCTTCATGCATTCTCCGGAATCCCGGAAAGCCTCGCAGGAAGTGAACAGCGGACGCTTGTTTACGTTTTTGAAAAATTACGGACCTATTTGAAATGGTCCAAAGATAAACTTCCGTCAGCTACGATAGGAATGGTAGCGGATGACCTGCTGCTCCTGTCTAAATACGTCATGAAAAACAGATCAAAACGTGATGTGGTTCATTTTTTCCAGATGATCAATCAGGTACGGGAAAAGGAAAGCCAGGGGAATGCGTTATTTGGAGACTTGGCAGCGTATTTCTACGAACTTGTCAGTGAGGCGGCTCACGAAGAGATCCTTCTGCCCGAAGATCATCAGGCAGTCAGAGTGATGAACGTTCATAAATCCAAAGGTCTGGAAGCTCCTTATGTATTTCTTGCCCACCCTAAAAAATGGACAGATGTGGGGAAGTTTATTGATAAGCACATCCACCGCTCAGAGACAGGTTCCACAGGTTATTTCACATTCAGCAGATCAGTGGGTTCCTTTAACCATAAGGAATTGATTGCCCAGCCTGCAGGGTGGGCCGAAAAAAAAGAAGAAGAGATGAAATACCTGAAAGCAGAGGAAGACCGTCTTCTTTATGTCGCTGCAACGAGAGCAGAAGAAATGCTCATCGTCAGCCGGACAGATAAAGATAAAAATAAAGCTAATCCATGGCAGACCCTCCATATAGGTATTACCGGCCTTGAAGAGATTGAACTTCCAGCATCGTTTGAACCGCCGGAATCTGAATCGAAGCAGGAGCAGGTAGTTTCCTTTCGAGAATATGAGTCCCTGAGGCGTGAAAGAGAAGACTGGATTACTAACGCAGGCAGAAGTTCCTATACTTACGTGACCCCTTCTGAAAAGGACAGTGACACTGTCTTTTTAGAACGGGAAACAGGCGGAGGTAAAGAGTGGGGAAGCTTTGTCCATGCCTTATTTGAACAGCAGATTAAAGATGGAAATGAAGCAAGAAGCAAAATCCCCTACCTTCTTGGTATATTTGAACTCGATATGAGCCGTGAAGAAGAAGCGGAAACTCTTTTAAATGACTTTCAGTCGTCTTCTGTTTATAAAAGAATTCAAGAGGCAAGTGAAGTGTACACTGAGGTTCCTTTCACCTATCAGGAGCACGGGGAAGCTGGTCTGGTGATTCATAACGGTATTATAGACCTGATCTTTAAGGAAGATAACGAATGGGTGATTGTGGATTATAAAACGGATCACCTGAAAAACCCCGGTGAACTGCCGGCTTTGAGATCTGTTTATCAAAAGCAGCTGGATGCCTATATAAACTCATGGACAAAGGTCACAAATGAACCGGTAAAAGAGGCGATGCTTCACTTTGTCCGCTATCCTGATCAGTAG
- a CDS encoding SDR family oxidoreductase encodes MNTYFFTGFPGFIARELVREMIRQKGKEINSIYLLVMDSQANAAEEEVARIKEMECGNEIAFHIVKGDITSPSLFTDPAAISRIREVDYVFHLAAIYDLAVPYRKAYEVNVKGTKHINDWLLTLPNLKRYVYFSTAYVSGKREGIIYETELDEGQKFKNDYEKTKFEAEILVEDMKDHIPVTIIRPGIVRGHSNSGATIKFDGPYFILNMFDRLSFLPVIPYLGAGKADGNFVPVDYVIQATAYLSHADCGAGKTYHLTDPAPLPMREVYRLLMLEYLGKQPVGMIPLQSATYLLNFRKLRQWVGVEKQALAYLTCRATYDTAQVQADLKDSDIVIPSFTDTLRSMVSYYRDHKEDKNKRVLIH; translated from the coding sequence ATGAATACGTACTTTTTTACCGGGTTTCCCGGCTTCATTGCAAGGGAGCTTGTAAGAGAAATGATCAGGCAGAAAGGAAAGGAAATTAATTCGATTTACCTTCTTGTCATGGATTCGCAGGCGAATGCAGCAGAAGAGGAAGTAGCCAGGATAAAGGAAATGGAATGTGGAAATGAAATTGCCTTCCATATTGTTAAAGGAGATATCACAAGTCCTTCCTTATTTACTGATCCGGCAGCCATTTCAAGAATCCGGGAAGTCGATTATGTTTTTCACCTAGCTGCGATTTATGATCTGGCCGTTCCTTACAGGAAAGCATATGAAGTAAATGTAAAAGGAACAAAGCATATTAACGATTGGCTCCTTACACTTCCGAACCTGAAACGCTATGTCTATTTCAGCACGGCTTATGTATCAGGAAAGCGGGAAGGGATTATTTATGAAACTGAACTGGACGAGGGACAGAAGTTTAAAAACGATTACGAAAAAACAAAGTTTGAAGCAGAAATCCTCGTCGAAGATATGAAAGATCATATTCCTGTTACGATTATCCGCCCTGGGATTGTCAGGGGCCATTCCAATTCCGGAGCTACGATAAAATTTGACGGTCCGTATTTCATTTTAAATATGTTTGACCGCCTCTCTTTTCTGCCTGTCATTCCCTATCTCGGTGCAGGGAAGGCAGACGGAAACTTTGTTCCGGTAGACTATGTGATTCAAGCAACAGCCTATTTAAGCCATGCTGACTGTGGAGCAGGAAAAACCTATCACCTTACTGATCCAGCTCCTCTTCCTATGAGGGAAGTCTACCGTCTGCTTATGCTTGAGTACCTTGGAAAACAGCCTGTTGGGATGATTCCCCTCCAGTCAGCCACCTACCTCCTTAACTTCCGGAAATTGAGGCAATGGGTCGGAGTGGAAAAACAAGCCCTCGCTTACCTTACGTGCCGGGCAACCTATGACACTGCCCAAGTTCAGGCTGACCTGAAAGATTCAGACATTGTCATTCCCAGTTTTACAGATACACTTCGTTCGATGGTATCTTATTACAGAGACCACAAAGAAGATAAAAATAAACGTGTCTTAATACATTAA
- a CDS encoding helix-turn-helix transcriptional regulator gives MIGDRIKLLRNESGLTVEELADGILSPKYIQDIENNVRHVPDDILPELAARLGTSVDSLLGIEKETNIRKANELLDSALRYAYRELLELAKENIVRAKELEEHFSTELHTKLALVECQVFIKERKIKEAFDMIESIDEESVKTFNDLYFIYLRIYGALYFFKEEFWKAIMSFHSAINVKVNFEKYPFEVGICYFNLGITYAFIGNLSWGEQHLKKAESIFQDIGEIKQLTDTYINLGNIYFQRDDYEDALDIYKKAQTLLIYNSDLKTSSFIFHNIGLVYLHLKNYKKSIEYGNRALALKRKVNTFHSDLINTIELLARCNLKLENYDMAEIYIKEVISFIPKVESSSIRGTCYLTVGLYHKAIGEKEKYIENTKKAQEVYRSAELYFNAAKSAFELGDELNDQDLLVESARLFYQYHIKLKEK, from the coding sequence ATGATTGGAGACAGAATTAAATTACTCAGAAATGAAAGTGGCTTGACCGTCGAGGAACTGGCCGACGGAATATTATCTCCAAAATACATACAGGACATTGAAAACAATGTTCGTCACGTTCCTGACGATATCCTGCCTGAATTAGCAGCAAGGCTGGGTACATCTGTAGATTCTCTGCTCGGAATTGAAAAGGAAACAAATATTCGCAAGGCGAATGAACTGCTTGATTCTGCACTAAGGTATGCCTATCGTGAGCTGCTTGAGCTGGCTAAAGAAAACATAGTTAGAGCGAAAGAGTTAGAAGAGCATTTTTCTACTGAACTTCATACAAAACTTGCTTTGGTAGAATGTCAGGTATTTATTAAGGAAAGAAAGATCAAAGAAGCATTTGATATGATTGAAAGCATAGACGAAGAGTCAGTTAAGACTTTTAATGATCTATACTTCATTTATCTAAGGATTTATGGCGCACTTTATTTCTTTAAAGAAGAATTTTGGAAAGCTATAATGAGTTTTCACAGCGCAATAAATGTAAAAGTTAATTTTGAAAAGTATCCTTTTGAAGTCGGGATCTGTTATTTTAACTTAGGTATAACTTACGCCTTCATAGGAAATCTCAGCTGGGGGGAACAGCACCTTAAAAAAGCTGAAAGTATTTTTCAGGATATAGGTGAAATTAAGCAATTAACAGATACCTATATCAATCTTGGTAACATTTATTTTCAAAGAGATGATTATGAAGATGCTCTGGATATTTATAAAAAGGCTCAAACCCTTCTTATTTACAATAGTGACTTAAAAACATCGTCATTTATCTTCCATAACATAGGCTTAGTATACCTTCACTTAAAAAACTATAAAAAATCTATTGAGTATGGAAATCGTGCCTTGGCGCTTAAGAGAAAAGTAAATACATTTCATAGTGATTTAATTAATACGATTGAACTTCTTGCAAGGTGTAATTTAAAACTTGAAAATTATGATATGGCCGAGATATATATAAAAGAAGTTATTTCTTTTATACCCAAGGTAGAAAGTTCTTCAATTCGAGGGACGTGTTATCTGACAGTAGGGTTATATCATAAAGCAATTGGGGAAAAAGAGAAATATATTGAAAATACCAAAAAAGCACAAGAAGTCTATCGAAGTGCAGAGCTCTATTTTAATGCAGCTAAATCTGCATTCGAGTTAGGCGACGAATTAAACGATCAAGATCTTTTGGTTGAATCAGCCAGGTTGTTCTATCAATACCATATAAAACTAAAAGAAAAATAA
- a CDS encoding ZIP family metal transporter: MNEFLIGNAVAAGATGIGAIPALIFRKGTHRFRDVLLALCAGVMMAAAVFELIPQALALSDFIMVSLGLTAGVLALTILETTVPHHHLEHGYGVKIDKKAMLIITAVALHNMPEGLSVGVSYGSGVEGLGPLIALAIGLQNMPEGFLIALFLIQQKVRMITAFLIALLTGVLEYISALAGYFLTSFADGVIPFGLAFAAGSMLYIIYKELIPESHGDGNALFATYSFILGLLAMLLLTTVF, from the coding sequence GTGAATGAATTTTTAATCGGCAATGCTGTTGCAGCGGGGGCAACAGGTATCGGCGCGATTCCTGCCCTTATTTTCAGAAAGGGAACACACCGGTTTCGCGATGTGCTTCTAGCCTTATGTGCAGGTGTGATGATGGCAGCTGCCGTCTTCGAACTTATTCCACAGGCTCTGGCATTATCCGATTTTATAATGGTCAGTCTTGGTCTCACCGCCGGGGTTCTTGCATTAACTATACTTGAAACGACCGTTCCCCATCATCATTTGGAGCATGGGTACGGTGTTAAAATTGATAAAAAAGCCATGCTTATTATTACAGCAGTAGCTCTGCATAATATGCCTGAGGGCTTGTCGGTAGGGGTCAGCTACGGGAGCGGAGTAGAGGGGCTTGGTCCTTTAATTGCACTGGCAATCGGTCTTCAGAATATGCCTGAAGGTTTTTTAATTGCCCTATTCCTTATACAGCAGAAAGTTCGTATGATAACAGCCTTTCTCATCGCACTTCTTACGGGAGTTCTTGAATATATCTCAGCACTGGCAGGGTATTTTTTAACCAGTTTTGCAGATGGTGTTATTCCGTTTGGTCTTGCATTTGCTGCAGGATCCATGCTGTATATTATTTACAAAGAATTAATTCCCGAAAGTCACGGAGATGGGAATGCTCTTTTTGCGACCTATTCATTTATTCTCGGACTTCTGGCAATGCTTTTACTGACTACAGTGTTCTGA
- a CDS encoding TVP38/TMEM64 family protein codes for MWKKIAVRMIVILAAVYLVYFLNQSFFRIDPDSIRSWILSFGILAPLLYIFIFAIRPLTLFPASVLAVAGGLSFGPFFAPLFTYVGSLLGATLSFWLARKLGKKVAKREWKGKAEVLQDRVEKHGFFYVLVLRILPVVNFDLVSYLSGISRIKFKTYIGATMCGIIPGTFAFTFLGASFVDGDWRMILVTIFTFLVAFLIPVYVRSKLGKRNINLDPDLEPVDETK; via the coding sequence ATGTGGAAAAAAATCGCTGTAAGAATGATTGTAATTCTCGCTGCAGTATATCTTGTGTATTTTTTAAATCAGTCATTTTTTCGTATTGATCCGGACTCCATCAGAAGCTGGATTCTCTCATTCGGAATTCTGGCCCCGCTTCTTTACATTTTTATTTTCGCGATACGGCCGTTAACCCTTTTTCCGGCTTCAGTACTGGCAGTCGCGGGGGGACTTTCTTTCGGGCCTTTTTTCGCCCCGTTATTTACGTATGTGGGATCATTATTAGGTGCAACTTTATCATTCTGGCTGGCAAGAAAGCTCGGGAAAAAAGTAGCGAAGCGTGAGTGGAAAGGGAAAGCAGAAGTTCTTCAGGACCGAGTAGAGAAACACGGGTTCTTTTATGTTCTTGTTTTACGGATCCTCCCGGTCGTAAACTTTGATCTTGTGAGTTATCTATCGGGCATATCGAGAATTAAATTTAAAACCTATATAGGGGCAACAATGTGCGGGATTATCCCCGGCACATTTGCTTTTACGTTTCTCGGTGCAAGTTTTGTCGACGGGGACTGGCGGATGATTCTTGTAACAATCTTTACTTTCCTTGTGGCTTTTTTAATTCCTGTATATGTCCGGAGTAAATTAGGTAAGCGTAATATTAACCTTGATCCGGACCTGGAGCCTGTTGATGAAACAAAATAG
- a CDS encoding H-type small acid-soluble spore protein has translation MDAMRAQEIVDSAKEHNVFFNGTRVWIQHVDSEMDTARVFPAKDPDDEMTVPLDQLQEQH, from the coding sequence ATGGACGCGATGCGCGCACAGGAAATTGTGGACTCCGCAAAAGAACACAACGTGTTCTTTAACGGAACCCGGGTGTGGATTCAGCACGTAGATTCAGAAATGGATACAGCGAGAGTCTTTCCGGCGAAGGATCCAGATGACGAGATGACCGTTCCTCTTGACCAGCTGCAGGAGCAGCACTGA
- a CDS encoding FAD-dependent oxidoreductase, whose protein sequence is MDYDVVIIGGGVGGLTLAVKLARCGVNLLVIEKDVKGGLVYKGELLQPKSLQILDEVDVLDKLLPHSYELDKIHTYEVELKSGEAPETLYHSRLNYDWLPTKYNHARMAPHEKIRNLLLEKANDYPSFDYWTPAKLVRIKEGRDHSEQIAVINQDGEEREVKTRFIVGAEGRISPVRKAMDSTLHSMQYNHHFLTVTFPRPPSLTEATILATRNHFVGLFPLPDDQVRSVYMIEPGRYKEMRKEGLEPVFQAYYDFMPEMRGYVDQIKKWKEIQLMIPIRHNTSHYVDKGMAILGDAAHSVHPMAGEGMNMAIQDADVLGELLCWMFTNNRTDPQMLGWYERVRKPRSEFVSGLSHQSALVYSFRSRAWQKIRMKALKHLENHPRLHFKHLLNISGMGMWPMNLLDWPRHIGFPPGESSRYTLSDETKMRHFFAREDDYPWEKR, encoded by the coding sequence TTGGATTATGATGTGGTTATTATTGGTGGAGGTGTCGGAGGACTCACTCTTGCAGTTAAGCTTGCCCGGTGCGGTGTCAACCTTCTTGTAATTGAAAAAGATGTTAAGGGAGGACTTGTTTATAAAGGGGAGCTCCTTCAGCCTAAAAGTCTTCAGATTCTTGATGAAGTGGATGTGCTTGATAAGCTGCTGCCCCATTCCTATGAGCTTGATAAAATTCATACGTACGAGGTTGAACTGAAAAGTGGGGAAGCACCTGAAACTCTTTATCACAGCCGGCTGAATTATGACTGGCTGCCTACCAAATATAATCATGCCCGAATGGCCCCTCATGAAAAGATAAGAAATCTGCTTCTTGAAAAAGCGAACGATTATCCTTCTTTTGATTACTGGACCCCTGCCAAGCTTGTACGGATAAAGGAAGGGAGGGACCATTCAGAACAAATAGCTGTTATTAATCAGGATGGGGAGGAAAGGGAAGTAAAAACCCGATTTATTGTCGGTGCAGAAGGAAGAATATCCCCGGTCAGAAAAGCAATGGATTCAACCCTGCATTCCATGCAGTATAATCATCATTTTCTCACTGTTACCTTTCCGAGGCCCCCGTCTCTTACAGAGGCGACCATATTGGCAACAAGAAACCATTTTGTAGGCTTATTTCCGCTGCCCGATGATCAAGTGAGGTCAGTCTATATGATTGAGCCGGGACGTTACAAGGAAATGAGAAAAGAAGGCCTTGAACCTGTTTTTCAGGCTTATTATGATTTTATGCCGGAAATGAGAGGGTACGTGGACCAGATAAAAAAGTGGAAAGAGATTCAGCTGATGATCCCAATCCGTCATAATACTTCTCATTATGTTGATAAAGGAATGGCTATTCTGGGAGATGCTGCCCACAGCGTGCATCCAATGGCTGGGGAGGGGATGAATATGGCCATTCAGGATGCCGATGTTCTGGGCGAACTCCTTTGCTGGATGTTTACAAACAACCGCACCGATCCCCAGATGCTCGGGTGGTATGAACGGGTCCGTAAACCGAGGTCGGAATTTGTTTCCGGGCTCAGTCATCAGAGTGCTCTTGTTTATTCATTTAGAAGCAGGGCGTGGCAGAAAATAAGAATGAAGGCATTAAAACACCTTGAGAATCATCCGAGGCTTCACTTTAAACATCTCCTTAATATATCAGGAATGGGAATGTGGCCGATGAATCTTCTGGACTGGCCGAGACATATAGGGTTTCCTCCCGGGGAAAGCTCACGGTATACATTATCCGATGAGACAAAAATGAGGCACTTCTTTGCAAGAGAAGATGATTACCCGTGGGAGAAACGTTGA
- a CDS encoding MFS transporter has product MSEMAVKVQTGSETERRLFKEKNFVFLWLAGLFSSMSMSVFLFSQSWFVVQSLGLEASLGLIFIASTIPRLLFMAIGGVIADRISRTKIMFISDITRALLVGGLVLFLITDLINLWTLVFFALLFGVLDAFFWPASGSILPTLVKSKHLTRANSIIQMTNQMAMIFGPMIAGFVIVLIGFTGSFTLTSVLLLLASVFVAFIKLAGKTSSNHAEESAPSLLQQLKQGIVYVKTSDQLSALLITTAFLNLFIVGPLMMGLPLFVSNVLQGTTLDFSFLEGAFAAGMVAGSITIAVLNVNKKRGFIAMLSVLGMSVALLVLSQTFLLWQSMLAIFILGITFSFCNIPLISAIQDMCDKNMIGRVMSLLTMSSMGLTPVSFAITSLLLSIGVSIHYIMVTGAFLVMILVLFVFVKLPAVKTIH; this is encoded by the coding sequence ATGAGTGAAATGGCAGTAAAAGTACAAACCGGCAGCGAAACGGAGCGGCGCCTTTTTAAGGAAAAGAATTTTGTGTTTTTGTGGCTGGCAGGTTTGTTTTCAAGCATGAGCATGTCGGTCTTCCTTTTCAGTCAGTCATGGTTTGTCGTACAGAGTCTCGGGCTTGAAGCCTCACTCGGACTGATTTTTATTGCTTCAACAATCCCCCGCCTCTTATTCATGGCCATCGGCGGTGTCATTGCGGACCGCATCAGCAGAACCAAAATCATGTTTATCTCTGACATTACCCGTGCACTTCTCGTAGGAGGGCTGGTCCTATTTCTCATCACTGATTTGATAAACCTTTGGACACTCGTGTTTTTTGCCCTTTTGTTCGGTGTTCTGGATGCTTTTTTCTGGCCTGCATCCGGTTCAATCCTGCCTACACTCGTGAAAAGCAAGCATCTGACAAGAGCAAACTCCATTATTCAGATGACCAATCAGATGGCCATGATCTTCGGACCGATGATTGCAGGTTTTGTTATTGTTCTTATCGGTTTTACCGGGTCCTTTACTCTTACCAGTGTATTGCTTTTATTAGCCAGCGTGTTTGTTGCCTTCATAAAATTAGCAGGGAAAACGTCTTCAAATCATGCAGAAGAATCCGCTCCTTCTTTACTCCAGCAACTAAAACAGGGAATTGTTTATGTAAAAACATCCGATCAACTCTCAGCGCTTCTGATCACGACTGCTTTTCTGAATTTATTTATTGTCGGTCCCCTCATGATGGGTCTGCCGTTGTTTGTTTCAAACGTTCTTCAGGGTACGACACTGGACTTCAGCTTTCTTGAAGGTGCCTTTGCTGCCGGGATGGTTGCAGGCTCCATTACCATTGCCGTGTTAAATGTAAACAAAAAACGCGGTTTCATCGCTATGTTAAGTGTTCTTGGAATGTCTGTGGCCCTTCTTGTATTAAGCCAGACCTTTCTATTATGGCAAAGCATGCTTGCAATCTTCATACTTGGGATTACATTTTCATTTTGTAATATTCCGTTAATCTCCGCTATTCAGGACATGTGTGATAAAAACATGATTGGAAGAGTTATGAGTTTATTAACGATGTCATCCATGGGTCTGACCCCTGTTTCTTTCGCCATTACCTCTTTGTTACTCTCGATTGGTGTAAGTATTCACTACATCATGGTGACAGGTGCATTTCTTGTAATGATCCTTGTTCTGTTCGTTTTTGTAAAGCTTCCGGCAGTTAAAACTATTCATTAA
- a CDS encoding winged helix-turn-helix domain-containing protein, producing MAKPYIINDIEQLKVISVPIRIKILWEIFETPRTGKMIGDLLDTPPSKIHYHLKELERVGLIYVESTEEKNGIIQKFYKTIAPGFQLGDVLPQQEGVVLSDSLKENIVTSLDKTKSIVKRGEEELSTETFNYFTTLKLTKEQYDEVRNKFREIAKFLMDQKDADTSGKKGNEYHFNFIGLPAGNKNEGEEEHE from the coding sequence ATGGCTAAGCCGTACATTATTAATGATATTGAACAGCTGAAAGTGATTAGCGTTCCGATTCGAATCAAAATATTGTGGGAGATTTTCGAAACACCGCGTACTGGTAAGATGATTGGAGACCTCCTTGATACCCCCCCGTCCAAAATCCATTATCATCTGAAAGAACTGGAGCGGGTAGGTCTTATTTATGTAGAATCGACCGAAGAGAAAAACGGCATTATTCAGAAGTTTTATAAAACAATTGCTCCAGGCTTCCAACTCGGAGATGTCCTTCCCCAGCAGGAAGGGGTTGTATTGAGTGATTCGTTAAAGGAAAATATCGTAACTTCCCTTGATAAAACAAAATCAATTGTGAAGCGCGGAGAAGAAGAACTGTCCACAGAGACGTTTAACTATTTTACAACGCTCAAACTGACCAAGGAGCAGTATGACGAGGTAAGAAATAAATTTCGCGAAATTGCTAAGTTTCTTATGGATCAAAAAGATGCAGACACTTCCGGAAAAAAAGGAAATGAGTATCATTTTAATTTTATAGGTCTTCCTGCAGGAAATAAAAATGAAGGGGAAGAAGAACATGAGTGA